The segment GCTCCAGCACCCGGCCCATGACCTTGCAGGCCCCGCAGCCCCGGCGAGTGAACAGGATCACCGCCGGGCCCGGGACCTCCAGGAGGTGTTGGTGGAGGTCGAACTGCGTCAGGCGGGGCAGGCCCGCCTGACGCGGGGACGGGTCAGTTGGAGTTGTCTTCGGCCTGTCGCTCAATGGATTCACCGGCATCCTGCACGTCTTCGCCAAACCCCTCCATAGTGGCGCAACCAGCGATGCCAAGCGACCCCAGGGCCACCAGCAGTATCAGCAGGGCGGCGGGAATGCGTTGGGTGAAATGCATGTGTGCTCCTTGTCTCTTTCGTGATTCGGTCCGTGATACTGACCGCCAAAGGGCACTCCCGGGGCGGTCACACTTTATGAGGCGCACGCACTGGGGTAGTTTACGCGCCGCCCTCTTTTCGTGAAGGAAGTCGCAACCCCGTGTCCGAGCCAGGGAAATACTGATCAATGTACACACTCGCGTTGGTATCCCAGGTTTTCCGAGACCAGGCGCCTCTGGCAGCGGGTCGTGGTTCTACCCGCCCGTGGTTGATGGATGCGGGGCGCAACGCAAGATCGAGGAACCTGGGATACCAACCCCACAACTTAATGAACGAAGGGGCTCGGCCGCCTGTTGCTGTCAAAAACGGGCGCGGGAACGGCGTTGCGGCTCCCTTGTGCAGAATGACTGCACGGCGGCCACCGCGCCGGGTTCCCACACAAAAGCGACTCGAGCGCGAGGGTGTCCATTGATCAGTGCTTCCCTGAATCCGCAACAGCAGGCGGCCGTGACCACCACGGACCGCCCCCTGCTGGTGCTGGCCGGAGCGGGCTCGGGCAAGACCCGCGTGATCACGGAGAAGATCGCGTACCTGATCGAGCAGCGCGGGCTCGAGGCCCGCCGGATTGTCGCGATCACCTTCACCAACAAAGCCGCGCGCGAGATGCGCGAACGCGTCCAGGGGCGCCTGTCGAAGGAACAGGCACGCGGGCTCGGCGTCTCCACCTTCCACACCTTCGGGCTGAACTTCCTGCGCCGCGAACTGGCCGCGTCCGGACTGCGTGCGGGCTTCTCCATCCTCGACCCGGGCGACTGCCGCTCGCTGCTGCGCGAGATCACCTACCGCGACGATACCGGCTCCGAGGTCGATGCCCTGATCGGCCATATCAGCCGCTGGAAGAACGACCTGATGACGCCGGAGGAGGCGCTGCACGAGGCCAGCCAGATGCGCGACGCCCCGGAGGCGATCGCCGCGGCCAACCTCTACCCGCGCTACGAGGATGCCCTGCGCGCCTACAACGCGGTGGACTTCGACGACCTGATCAAGCGTCCGGTGGACTGCCTGCGCGTGGATGCCGATCTGCGCAACCGCTGGCAGGACCGCATCCGCCACCTGCTGGTGGATGAATACCAGGACACCAACGCCGCGCAGTACCAGCTGGTGCGCCTGCTGGTAGGCGTCAGCGACGGCCTGACCGTGGTCGGCGACGACGATCAGTCGATCTACGCCTGGCGCGGGGCCCGGCCGGAGAATCTCGCACGCCTGCAGCAGGACTTCCCGCGTCTGGAGGTGATCAAGCTGGAGCAGAACTACCGCTCCACCAACCGCATCCTGCACACCGCGAACGCGCTGATCGCCAACAACCCGCACGTGTTCGAGAAACGCCTGTGGAGTGCACTCGGCGAGGGCGAGAAGATCGAGGTGATCGGCTGCTCTGACGCCGATACCGAGGCCGCCCGCGTGGTCTCCGAGCTGATGCGCCGTCGCTTCCGCCTGAATGCGACCTGGGGCGACTTCGCGATCCTCTACCGCAGCAACCACCAGTCACGGCTGTTCGAGAAGCTCCTGCGGGAGCAGGGCATCCCCTACCGCCTGAGCGGCGGGCAGTCGTTCTTCGAGAAGGCCGAGATCAAGGACCTGGTCGCCTACCTGCGCCTGCTTGCGAACCCGGACGACAACACCGCCTTCCTGCGCGTGGTCAACGTGCCGCGCCGCGAGATCGGGCCGGCGACCCTGGAAAAGCTCGGCCACTACGCCAACCAGCGTGGGACCTCGCTGCTGCAGGCCGCACGTGGTGCCGGCCTGTCCGAATACATGGATGCCCGCGCCCAGGCGCGGCTGGAACGCTTCACCGACTGGGTCGACGGCTTCCAGCGCCGGGGCACGGAGGAGGCCCTCGACGCCCTGCTGCGCGCCCTGGTCGAGGACATCGACTACGAATCCTGGCTGCTGGAAAACAGCCCCAACCCGCGCGCCGCCACACGGCGCATGGAGAACGTGCGCGAGTTCATCGACTGGGTCGGGCGCATGGGCGGCGGCAGCACCAGCGCCGAATACGGCGACGACGAGGCCGAGGATGACCGAGGCATGGACCTAGCCGACATCGTCAACCGCATCAGCCTGATGGACATCCTCGACCGCAATCGCGAATCCCAGGACGGCGACGAGTCGGTACAACTGCTAACCCTGCACACCGCCAAGGGCCTGGAGTTTCCGCACGTCTGCCTCGTGGGTTTCGAGGAAGAGCTGCTGCCGCACCGGGTCAGCGTCGAGGACGACTCCATCGAGGAGGAGCGCCGCCTGGCCTATGTCGGCCTGACCCGCGCCCAGCAGACCCTGCTGATCACCTACGCCCAGCAACGCTCCCGCTACGGCGAGACCATCGACTGCGAGCCCTCGCGCTTCCTCGACGAACTCCCCGAGGAACACCTCGAATGGCCGGACGCCAAACCGCCGGACCCCGAGACCCAGCAACTCACCGCCCGCGCCCACCTCGCCGGCCTGAAGGCCATGCTCGGCAAATAGGCCATGGGCGGCCGCCGGGGGAAGCAAACAATCGCTAGTGGAGGCGCCCGGCCCATTCCGGGCGCCCCGCCCCGCTCCCCCCTTGTCTCCTCAGCCTGCAGCTGTGCGTTGTGCTGTTGCCGGTCACTTGGCGGGCGGCGGCAAACGCACTGCGACCCTCAAAGTGACATACGACTCGCTTGTCAAAAGCTTAGGTCGCCGGAAAAGTATGGTATTCGTCACACGCCATCTTCGTTTCTTATACCAAAGGCCCCACCTCAATTGAACCAGCGAGGCTCACTGAGACGACACCCCTGTACAGCGTCCAGCGCCGACGGCATCAGTGGCGCAGCTTCAGGCCGACCCTGGTGATGCGGGCACCGTCCATCTCGCGGATGACCAGGCGCATGGGGCCGAGGTCGACGGCGTCGCCGACGACCGGTTCGGCCTGGAGTTCGTGGCGCAGATAGGCCTCGAGGGTGTCGCCCTGGCGTTCCGGAGGCACCGGGGCGCCGTAGGCCATGCCGACCGCGTCCAGCTGGGCGTCGCCATTGAGTGCAAATTCGCCAAACACGCTGCGTTCGGTCAGGCGTTCGGGCACCTCGTCCTGCGGGACGAACAGACGGTCGAGGTCATGCAGGTCCGTCGGCGCGACCATAATGTAGAGGTGGTCACCGGCATGCAGGTCCAGTAGTTCCAGGGTGTCCAGCAGCTTGCCCTCACGCAGGTGCGCGACCACCCGCGCGGTGCCCGGCAGGCGGAAACTGGACCAGGCCTCGCGCACCACGGGCGTGGTCTCGGCCAGGCGATAGCCGACCAACTCCATCTCCTGCTGCCCCGGGATATCCAGCTCGGTGCGCTGCACGCGCGCGGTGGTGGGCGGCAGTTCCAGCCCCAGCCAGCGCGCCGAAGTCGCCACCGTCCAGCCCTGCACCAGCAGCGAGATCAGCACCACAAAGAACACCACGTGGAAGAAGTAGCCGGCCAACTCCAGCCCGGCGAGTAGCGGAAACAGCGCCAGGATGATCGGCACCGCGCCGCGCAGTCCCACCCATGAGATGAACACCTGTTCGCGCCAGGGGAAGTGGAAGGGCAGAAGGCACAGCCAGACCGCCAGCGGCCGCGCAACCAGGATCAGCACGGCCGCGACCAGGCCCGCGTCCAGCGCCACCGGAGGCAACCCCGAGGGCGTCACCAGCATGCCGAGCATCAGGAACATCCCGATCTGCGCGAGCGAGGCGATCCCGTCGTGAAAGCGCTTGATGTTCTGCGAGGCCTCCAGCGGACGATTGCCGATCAGCAGCCCCGCCAGATAGACGGCGAGGAAGCCCGAGCCTCCCACCAATCCGGTCAGACCGAAGATGGCCAGCGCCCCGGCCATGGCAAACAGGGGGTACAGGCCGCCCGCCATCGGCACCCGGTTGATCAGGGCCAGCAGGGCAAAGCCCCCGGCCACGCCCAGCAGCGCCCCCAGGCCCATCTGCTGGACAAACTCGACCGCCACCACCACACCGAATTGCTGATCGGGCATCAAAAGCAACTCGATCAGCACGATGGTCAGAAAGATCGCCATCGGGTCGTTGGAGCCGGACTCGATCTCGAGCGTGGCGCCGACACGGCTTTTCAGCTCCAGCCCGCGCGAGCGCAGCAGCGAGAACACGGCGGCGGCGTCGGTAGAGCCGACGATCGCACCGAGCAACAAGCCCTCCAGCCAGGACAGCCCCAGCCACCAAACGGCAAACACCCCGGTCAGCCCGGAGGTCACCAGCACACCGAACGTGGCCAGCCCCAAGGCCGGCTTGAGTCCAATGCGGAAATTGCGGGCCGGTGTGCGCATCCCGCCGTCAAACAGGATGATCGCGAGCGCCGCCGAGCCGATCAGATAGGCCAGGGTGATATTCTCGACCTCGAGACCGCCCGGGCCCTCCGGCCCGAGCAGCATGCCGATCACCAGGAACACCAGCAGCAGGGGCACACCCAGCCGCGAGGTGATCACGCTCGAAAGGATGCTGCCCAGCAGCACAATGGCAGCCAGGAAAATAATCTGGTTGGAGAGATCCATGCGTCGATCATACCGGAACGCGTGTGCCCCCCGGCGCGCCGGAAAGCTACTGGCCGGCCGGTCCATGCTGGGGGCCACAGCCGCCTGCATGCTCTTGCTGTGCGCCTCACCGGCACTCGCGGAGCGCGGCGTGGATGCACTGCATTTCGAGTTCGAGAACGATCTGTTTGCCGGCGAGGACCGGTACTACACCAATGGGTTTCGCATCGGCTGGACGCGCAGCGAGGAACGCGTACCACCCTGGCTGCAGCGCGTCGCCGACACCCTGCCCTATTTCATTGACCGCGAGGAACGCGGGCGCCTGAAGTCGGCCATCCACCTGGGCCAGAACATGTACACCCCGGAGGACATCGAACGCTCGCCCCCGGACCCGGATGACCGACCCTACGCCGGCTGGCTGTATCTGAACTTCAGCCTGGCCGAGGATCACGGCGATCGCCGCGACCGTTTGCAGGTCACCGTAGGCACAGTCGGCCCCGCCTCCCTGGCCGGCCGCACCCAGGAGGAGGTCCACAGCTGGTCCAGCGCGCCGCAGCCACAGGGCTGGGACGACCAGATCGGTAACGAGGCCACCCTGATGGTGGGGTACGAGCGCCACCTGCGCGGGTATTCGCATCACGCCGAGGGCGGCTGGGGCTGGGATCTGACCCCGCACTGGGGCGTGACCGTCGGCAGCCCGTTCACCTTCGCCAATGCCGGGGCGATCGTGCGTGCCGGGCGCAACCTGCCGCGCGACTACGGCCCACCACGGATCAACCCGGCGCTATCGGGTTCGCATACCTTTGAAACGACCGGGCCAGTCGGGGGCTATCTGTTCGCCGGCGTGGACACCCGGCTAATGGCCTACGATCTGTTCCTGGACGGTCCGCTGTTCCGCGACGGCCCCTCGGTGGACAAGCACCCGGCGGTAGGAGAATTCACCGCGGGGTTCGTATTCCATGTGGGCGGGGTGCGTCTGGGATACACCCATGTCTGGCGCTCGCGCGAGTTCAGCGGCCAGGCCAAGGGCGCGGCGGAGTTCGGCTCGCTGCACGCCACCTGGCAGTTCTGAGCCCGCGGTGACCAGGCTCAGAACACCGCGGCCTCGACATCGGGGTAGGTGGTGGCCACCGAGCGGTCGATCTTGTCGTCGAATCCCGGGTAATCGCCGATGATGTCGGCCATGCGTTCGCGCACCAGCGGCACGGTTTCGAAGTCCGCCAGCCCCTGCTCCACGCCTTCCTCGATTGCGTCCCATAGCGTGACCAGATAGTTCTGCAGCCGCGGCAGCGTCTCCGCGCCCTCCAGCCGCCCATGCCCGGGCACGACCACGTCAGGCTCCAGCGCGATCAGATCATCCAGCAACTCGATCCACTGCGCGACGTCGCCATCCCAGACGGACGGGGCGCGATCGCTGTAGACCACGTCCCCGGCCAGCAGCACTTCCGTCTGCGGCAGCCATACGATCAGGTCACCCGGCGAATGGGCGCCTCCGGAGGGCAGAATCACCACTTCCTTACCGCCCAGGTCGCGCGTCATGCGCTCGTCCACGGGCATGTTGGGCAAAAGCGGCGTGGTGTCGCCGGTGGCCCCCTCGGTCATCTCGCGAAAGTTCTCGACCCAGGTGTCGGCCTCCGCCTTCATGCGTTCGACCGCCTCGGGGCCGGCCATGATCTCCGGGTCATCCTCGGCAAAGGCGTGGTTGCCCAGCCAGTGGTCGCCGTGACTATGGCTGTTCACGACCCAGCGCACCGGCTGATCGGTAACTTCGCGGATCGCCTCGCGCAGGGCCACGCCCATGGTCTCGGACGAACCCGTGTCAAACACGAGCACCCCTTCGCGGGTCACCACAAACGCCATGTTCGCATTCCAGCCGAGATTCTCGCGGCTGGGAAAATCGCGCGCGGGTGTCATCACCGCGTACACGCCCGGGGCCACTGGCTCGGCTGTCATCTCGTAATCCTCGGGCGCGGCCGGTTCGCCGGCCGACAATGAAGTGGTCAAGGCCAGCACCCCGGCCAAACCTGCCAGTACAA is part of the Thioalkalivibrio sp. K90mix genome and harbors:
- a CDS encoding entericidin A/B family lipoprotein: MHFTQRIPAALLILLVALGSLGIAGCATMEGFGEDVQDAGESIERQAEDNSN
- a CDS encoding UvrD-helicase domain-containing protein, which gives rise to MSASLNPQQQAAVTTTDRPLLVLAGAGSGKTRVITEKIAYLIEQRGLEARRIVAITFTNKAAREMRERVQGRLSKEQARGLGVSTFHTFGLNFLRRELAASGLRAGFSILDPGDCRSLLREITYRDDTGSEVDALIGHISRWKNDLMTPEEALHEASQMRDAPEAIAAANLYPRYEDALRAYNAVDFDDLIKRPVDCLRVDADLRNRWQDRIRHLLVDEYQDTNAAQYQLVRLLVGVSDGLTVVGDDDQSIYAWRGARPENLARLQQDFPRLEVIKLEQNYRSTNRILHTANALIANNPHVFEKRLWSALGEGEKIEVIGCSDADTEAARVVSELMRRRFRLNATWGDFAILYRSNHQSRLFEKLLREQGIPYRLSGGQSFFEKAEIKDLVAYLRLLANPDDNTAFLRVVNVPRREIGPATLEKLGHYANQRGTSLLQAARGAGLSEYMDARAQARLERFTDWVDGFQRRGTEEALDALLRALVEDIDYESWLLENSPNPRAATRRMENVREFIDWVGRMGGGSTSAEYGDDEAEDDRGMDLADIVNRISLMDILDRNRESQDGDESVQLLTLHTAKGLEFPHVCLVGFEEELLPHRVSVEDDSIEEERRLAYVGLTRAQQTLLITYAQQRSRYGETIDCEPSRFLDELPEEHLEWPDAKPPDPETQQLTARAHLAGLKAMLGK
- a CDS encoding potassium/proton antiporter; its protein translation is MDLSNQIIFLAAIVLLGSILSSVITSRLGVPLLLVFLVIGMLLGPEGPGGLEVENITLAYLIGSAALAIILFDGGMRTPARNFRIGLKPALGLATFGVLVTSGLTGVFAVWWLGLSWLEGLLLGAIVGSTDAAAVFSLLRSRGLELKSRVGATLEIESGSNDPMAIFLTIVLIELLLMPDQQFGVVVAVEFVQQMGLGALLGVAGGFALLALINRVPMAGGLYPLFAMAGALAIFGLTGLVGGSGFLAVYLAGLLIGNRPLEASQNIKRFHDGIASLAQIGMFLMLGMLVTPSGLPPVALDAGLVAAVLILVARPLAVWLCLLPFHFPWREQVFISWVGLRGAVPIILALFPLLAGLELAGYFFHVVFFVVLISLLVQGWTVATSARWLGLELPPTTARVQRTELDIPGQQEMELVGYRLAETTPVVREAWSSFRLPGTARVVAHLREGKLLDTLELLDLHAGDHLYIMVAPTDLHDLDRLFVPQDEVPERLTERSVFGEFALNGDAQLDAVGMAYGAPVPPERQGDTLEAYLRHELQAEPVVGDAVDLGPMRLVIREMDGARITRVGLKLRH
- a CDS encoding lipid A deacylase LpxR family protein, with product MLGATAACMLLLCASPALAERGVDALHFEFENDLFAGEDRYYTNGFRIGWTRSEERVPPWLQRVADTLPYFIDREERGRLKSAIHLGQNMYTPEDIERSPPDPDDRPYAGWLYLNFSLAEDHGDRRDRLQVTVGTVGPASLAGRTQEEVHSWSSAPQPQGWDDQIGNEATLMVGYERHLRGYSHHAEGGWGWDLTPHWGVTVGSPFTFANAGAIVRAGRNLPRDYGPPRINPALSGSHTFETTGPVGGYLFAGVDTRLMAYDLFLDGPLFRDGPSVDKHPAVGEFTAGFVFHVGGVRLGYTHVWRSREFSGQAKGAAEFGSLHATWQF
- a CDS encoding MBL fold metallo-hydrolase — its product is MLGWKPLCVVLAGLAGVLALTTSLSAGEPAAPEDYEMTAEPVAPGVYAVMTPARDFPSRENLGWNANMAFVVTREGVLVFDTGSSETMGVALREAIREVTDQPVRWVVNSHSHGDHWLGNHAFAEDDPEIMAGPEAVERMKAEADTWVENFREMTEGATGDTTPLLPNMPVDERMTRDLGGKEVVILPSGGAHSPGDLIVWLPQTEVLLAGDVVYSDRAPSVWDGDVAQWIELLDDLIALEPDVVVPGHGRLEGAETLPRLQNYLVTLWDAIEEGVEQGLADFETVPLVRERMADIIGDYPGFDDKIDRSVATTYPDVEAAVF